The following proteins are co-located in the Tardibacter chloracetimidivorans genome:
- a CDS encoding Rieske 2Fe-2S domain-containing protein, with amino-acid sequence MPYLRNCWYLAAWSDEVGDEFLERRLLGDSVLMYRLSDGSVAALSNRCPHRFAPLHLGKRVGDAIQCPYHGLQYASDGSCIANPQGNRATPAAARLHRYPVNERFGAIWYWPGDPSLADPSAIPDLSFLTDARSVGVHGYLHTEANYELLSDNILDLGHADYLHPTSLGSKLNQPLENRWSH; translated from the coding sequence ATGCCGTACCTGAGGAACTGCTGGTATCTTGCCGCGTGGAGTGACGAAGTCGGCGACGAATTTCTGGAGCGCCGCTTGCTCGGCGATTCCGTCTTGATGTACCGGCTTTCCGATGGCTCCGTCGCGGCGCTGTCCAATCGATGCCCGCATCGATTTGCTCCACTTCATCTCGGCAAGCGTGTTGGTGATGCCATCCAGTGCCCCTATCATGGCCTGCAGTACGCAAGTGATGGCAGTTGCATCGCCAATCCCCAAGGCAATCGCGCAACCCCGGCTGCGGCACGGCTTCATCGTTACCCCGTGAACGAACGTTTTGGCGCTATATGGTACTGGCCTGGCGATCCTTCTTTGGCTGATCCCTCAGCTATACCCGACCTGTCGTTTCTTACAGACGCTCGCTCCGTCGGCGTCCATGGATACCTTCACACCGAGGCCAACTATGAACTTCTGAGCGACAACATCCTGGATCTGGGCCACGCGGATTACTTGCATCCGACTTCGTTAGGGTCCAAACTCAATCAGCCTCTTGAAAATCGTTGGTCTCATTGA